The region TGATAGAATGACCAGAAGGATAGAGGATGTTAAGAATGTAGGAAGGGTACTCAGCCTTACAAATGCCTACACGATTAAAGGCACCTCAGGAGGATTTGGAACCACCCCTTTGCTACCCAAGACCTCAATACAACCTGAAGAACTAAAAGAAAAAGTCACTGCAAATAAGATATATAAAAGGTGGCTCTTTTCTGATGATGGAAAATCAACCTCCATAATCGCATGGATGGTTCCACTGGGAAGCGATGATGCTCTCAGATCGGAGGTCGTAAGTGAAATTCAAAGAATAATTGACAAGGAAAAAGACAATAGAAGGTTTTATTTATATGGTATGTCAGTAATATACAAAACCGTCTTCGATGCTATGGATAGGGATCAGTTGCATCTTACACCTATTGTGTTTGCTCTTGTGGGGTTGATATTATTCTTTATCTTTCGTAACCTTCGGTTTATTATTATTCCGTTCATAGTTATTACTATATGTGTGGTCTGGGTCGTCGGACTTTTGGTTGCAAGTGGTAATACTCTGAACTGGGTGACCAGCATAATTCCAATAGTCGTGCTCATCGTATGCATTTGTGATTCCATCCATATTATTACTCAATATAAAGAAACAATTGGGGAATACCCGAACAACAAAGATGCCTTAAAGGAGGCTATCATTCGTATCGGTATTCCGATCTTGTTGACCAGCGTAACTACTGCGGTCGGATTTTTCTCTTTGGGGCTCAACAAGATTAAGCCAGTTAGGGATTTTGGCATTTACACAGGGATGGGAGTCATCTTTGCCCTTACTACCTCTATCACGCTTCTTCCAATTATACTGTCATTTTTAAAACTCAAAAAGGAGAAATCCAGGGATGATAAGAGCTTTAAGGCAATGGAAAGTATACTGACGGGAATAGGAAAGTTCATTATCAGGAGAAAGGGCTTAATATTGACACTTAGTGTAGTAATTGTATTATTATCATTAATTGGTATTTCCAGAATAGAGGCGAGACAGGATTCCTTTGATATACTTAAAGATTCTACTGAATTGGTCGAAGCCAATAAATTCATCGATGTTGAATTAGGCGGTTCATGCGAGGTTGATGTGTTGTTTGACGGAAAGGCAGAGAACACCGTCATAGAACCGATAAGCCTGAAACAGATCGAGAGGATTCAACATCGGTTAGAAAACGAGGTGCCTGAGATACTTAAGGCAAACTCGGTCGTTGATTTCCTGAAGGAGATGAATCAAGCTATAAATGGAGATGACCCT is a window of Spirochaetota bacterium DNA encoding:
- a CDS encoding efflux RND transporter permease subunit, producing MTLIFGYFILGIKVDNSLETMTIDNDPELLLMQQMDKEYGGEEFVVIAFKGEDIFSPRILSMIDRMTRRIEDVKNVGRVLSLTNAYTIKGTSGGFGTTPLLPKTSIQPEELKEKVTANKIYKRWLFSDDGKSTSIIAWMVPLGSDDALRSEVVSEIQRIIDKEKDNRRFYLYGMSVIYKTVFDAMDRDQLHLTPIVFALVGLILFFIFRNLRFIIIPFIVITICVVWVVGLLVASGNTLNWVTSIIPIVVLIVCICDSIHIITQYKETIGEYPNNKDALKEAIIRIGIPILLTSVTTAVGFFSLGLNKIKPVRDFGIYTGMGVIFALTTSITLLPIILSFLKLKKEKSRDDKSFKAMESILTGIGKFIIRRKGLILTLSVVIVLLSLIGISRIEARQDSFDILKDSTELVEANKFIDVELGGSCEVDVLFDGKAENTVIEPISLKQIERIQHRLENEVPEILKANSVVDFLKEMNQAINGDDPDYYSLPSTKEQASQLLLLYSFDEDQANLQSLINNDYSQARIRTFTISADDSIATRKAINKMKQIISEELNTDLKIVFTGRPLIWCNMVDYLITGLMESFSIAFVVISIMMIVVFRSIGLGLLSMIINVIPVIITFGIMGFLNIPLNMTTVMVPSVAIGIAVDDTIHLMWRMVKEISIDGNYEGAMFRTLKSVGKPIITTSLILCVGFSGFYFSELRLLTQFGFITFVTVFVALIADLFLAPVLLLVIKPIKIKKGMPSIALLRKG